A portion of the Stigmatella aurantiaca DW4/3-1 genome contains these proteins:
- a CDS encoding class I SAM-dependent methyltransferase, whose amino-acid sequence MRKFGAERAARYDAQATSWFIGVQAMHEAIATVMAATLDGQDAASLLCVGVGTGQDVLPYAKQGAPGWRFTGVDPSPDMLAVAQKQLAAAGLLERTRLHAGLLDSLPPGPLFDGAEMIGVLHHVAGEEGRLALLREVVRRLKPGAPFILGCRIGLDPVLTAVEVHRLRRAGASAEAVSNFTQGLATLQPPESEAALAALLGRAGLEPPRQIFAVLQFKVFLTRSAP is encoded by the coding sequence GTGCGGAAGTTCGGCGCCGAGCGCGCCGCCCGGTATGACGCCCAGGCCACGTCCTGGTTCATCGGCGTCCAAGCGATGCACGAGGCGATTGCCACGGTGATGGCGGCCACGCTGGATGGACAGGACGCGGCGTCCCTGCTCTGCGTGGGCGTGGGCACGGGGCAGGACGTGTTGCCCTACGCGAAACAGGGAGCGCCGGGCTGGCGCTTCACGGGGGTGGACCCCTCCCCCGACATGCTGGCGGTCGCGCAGAAGCAGCTCGCCGCGGCGGGGCTCCTGGAACGAACTCGGCTGCACGCTGGCCTACTGGACTCCCTCCCCCCTGGCCCTTTGTTTGATGGGGCGGAGATGATTGGTGTGCTCCACCACGTGGCGGGCGAGGAGGGTCGCCTGGCACTGCTGCGCGAGGTGGTGCGGCGGCTCAAGCCCGGCGCGCCCTTCATCCTGGGCTGCCGCATCGGGCTCGACCCCGTGCTCACGGCCGTGGAGGTGCATCGGCTCCGGCGCGCTGGAGCCTCAGCCGAAGCCGTGTCGAACTTCACACAGGGCCTCGCCACCCTCCAGCCTCCCGAGTCCGAGGCCGCGCTCGCCGCGCTGCTCGGCCGGGCAGGACTGGAGCCCCCCCGACAGATCTTCGCCGTGCTGCAATTCAAGGTGTTCCTGACGCGCTCAGCACCTTGA